A single Mus caroli chromosome 15, CAROLI_EIJ_v1.1, whole genome shotgun sequence DNA region contains:
- the Asic1 gene encoding acid-sensing ion channel 1 isoform X1 — translation MPIQIFCSVSFSSGEEAPGSMGDIWGPHHHHRQQQDSSESEEEEEKEKESGTELDEGDSPRDLVAFANSCTLHGASHVFVEGGPGPRQALWAVAFVIALGAFLCQVGDRVAYYLSYPHVTLLDEVATTELVFPAVTFCNTNAVRLSQLSYPDLLYLAPMLGLDESDDPGVPLAPPGPEAFSGEPFNLHRFYNRSCHRLEDMLLYCSYCGGPCGPHNFSVVFTRYGKCYTFNSGQDGRPRLKTMKGGTGNGLEIMLDIQQDEYLPVWGETDETSFEAGIKVQIHSQDEPPFIDQLGFGVAPGFQTFVSCQEQRLIYLPSPWGTCNAVTMDSDFFDSYSITACRIDCETRYLVENCNCRMVHMPGDAPYCTPEQYKECADPALDFLVEKDQEYCVCEMPCNLTRYGKELSMVKIPSKASAKYLAKKFNKSEQYIGENILVLDIFFEVLNYETIEQKKAYEIAGLLGDIGGQMGLFIGASILTVLELFDYAYEVIKHRLCRRGKCQKEAKRSSADKGVALSLDDVKRHNPCESLRGHPAGMTYAANILPHHPARGTFEDFTC, via the exons ATGCCCATCCAGATCTTTTGCTCTGTGTCATTCTCCTCTGGAGAGGAGGCCCCAGGATCCATGGGAGATATCTGgggtccccaccaccaccaccggcaGCAGCAGGACAGCTCAGAAtcggaagaagaagaagagaaggaaaaggagtcaGGGACGGAGCTGGATGAGGGTGACTCACCTAGGGACTTGGTGGCCTTTGCCAACAGTTGTACCCTCCACGGTGCCAGCCATGTCTTTGTGGAAGGGGGCCCAGGGCCACGGCAGGCCCTATGGGCGGTGGCCTTTGTCATAGCACTGGGTGCCTTCCTGTGCCAGGTAGGGGACCGAGTTGCTTATTACCTCAGCTACCCGCACGTGACTTTGCTAGATGAAGTGGCCACCACAGAGCTGGTTTTCCCAGCTGTCACCTTCTGTAACACCAATGCCGTGCGGTTGTCCCAGCTCAGCTACCCTGACTTGCTCTACCTGGCTCCCATGCTCGGGCTGGATGAGAGCGACGATCCTGGGGTGCCCCTCGCTCCACCTGGGCCAGAGGCTTTCTCGGGCGAGCCCTTTAATCTCCATCGTTTCTACAACCGCTCTTGCCACCGCCTGGAGGACATGCTGCTCTATTGCTCCTACTGTGGGGGCCCCTGTGGTCCCCACAACTTCTCAGTG GTCTTCACAAGGTATGGGAAGTGCTACACATTCAACTCGGGCCAAGATGGGCGGCCACGGCTGAAGACCATGAAAGGTGGGACTGGTAACGGCCTGGAGATCATGCTGGACATTCAGCAAGATGAATACTTGCCTGTGTGGGGAGAGACTG ACGAGACATCGTTCGAAGCAGGCATCAAAGTGCAGATCCACAGTCAGGACGAGCCTCCTTTCATCGACCAGCTGGGCTTCGGCGTGGCCCCAGGCTTCCAGACATTTGTGTCTTGCCAGGAGCAGAGG CTCATCTACCTGCCCTCACCCTGGGGCACCTGCAATGCTGTTACCATGGACTCGGATTTCTTCGACTCCTACAGCATCACGGCCTGCCGGATTGATTGTGAAACGCGTTACCTGGTGGAAAACTGCAACTGCCGTATGGTGCACATGCCAG GGGATGCCCCATACTGTACTCCGGAGCAGTACAAGGAGTGTGCAGACCCTGCTCTGG ACTTCCTAGTGGAAAAAGACCAGgaatactgtgtgtgtgagatgccCTGCAACCTGACCCGCTACGGCAAGGAGCTGTCCATGGTCAAGATCCCCAGCAAAGCCTCGGCCAAGTACCTGGCCAAGAAGTTCAACAAATCTGAACAGTACATAGG GGAGAATATTCTGGTGCTGGACATTTTCTTTGAAGTCCTCAACTATGAGACCATCGAGCAGAAGAAGGCCTATGAGATCGCAGGGCTTTTGG GTGACATCGGGGGCCAGATGGGATTGTTCATCGGGGCCAGCATCCTCACAGTGCTGGAACTCTTTGACTATGCCTACGAG GTCATTAAGCACCGCCTGTGTAGACGTGGGAAGTGCCAGAAGGAGGCTAAGAGGAGCAGCGCAGATAAGGGCGTGGCGCTCAGCCTGGATGACGTCAAAAGACAC AATCCCTGCGAGAGCCTCCGAGGACATCCTGCCGGGATGACGTACGCTGCCAACATCCTACCTCACCATCCCGCTCGAGGCACGTTTGAGGACTTTACCTGCTAA